Proteins from a single region of Amblyomma americanum isolate KBUSLIRL-KWMA chromosome 10, ASM5285725v1, whole genome shotgun sequence:
- the LOC144108722 gene encoding uncharacterized protein LOC144108722 translates to MPSNPPPATASTPAPTVVVAQSRDPGTFFGTDDVDLEDWLAMYERVSKHNRWDATLMLANVIFYLTGTARVWFETHKEELTSWNTCKQKLRDLFGKPIGRKLTAKKDLASRAQSSTESYISYIQDVLALCRKVDSAMSETNKVGHILKGIADDAFNLLLCKDCATVDSVLQVCRQFEQAKHRRIAPRFDRLPNTAATSSCEDLPTLQQPSHPANLTRIGRRELEAMTPIAFTPQPPDATIAPIQAVVRQEFANVGLNTGQPSASPCTPTNAPLIAAASPTPAIPPHYRYRNPADWRTSDDRPI, encoded by the coding sequence ATGCCGTCCAACCCACCTCCAGCCACAGCGTCAACCCCAGCGCCGACCGTTGTCGTGGCACAGtctcgcgacccgggcaccttTTTTGGCACCGATGACGTCGATCTTGAAGACTGGCTAGCCATGTATGAGCGTGTGAGTAAGCACAACCGATGGGACGCGACCCTCATGCTTGCAAACGTCATCTTCTACTTGACGGGCACGGCGCGCGTCTGGTTTGAGACGCATAAGGAAGAACTTACCTCTTGGAACACCtgcaagcagaagctccgcgacttaTTTGGCAAGCCAATTGGACGCAAGCTCACCGCTAAAAAAGACCTCGCTTCTCGAGCTCAGTCATCGACAGAGTCTTACATCTCTTACATCCAGGACGTCCTCGCTCTTTGCCGTAAGGTAGACAGCGCCATGTCAGAGACCAACAAGGTGGGCCACATCCtcaaggggatcgccgacgacgcttTTAACTTGCTACTCTGCAAAGACTGCGCAACGGTCGACTCTGTCCTTCAAGTAtgccggcagtttgagcaagccaaacaccgccgcattgctccccgtttcgaccgccttccgaacacggcggcgacatcctcctgcgaagacctgccaacactgcaacagccgtccCATCCTGCCAACTTAACCAGAATTGGGCGGAGGGAACTGGAGGCTATGACTCCCATCGCCTTCACCCCTCAGCCGCCTGACGCTACGATTGCCCCGATCCAGGCCGTTGTTCGCCAGGAGTTCGCGAACGTGGGTCTCAATACTGGCCAACCCTCTGCGTCGCCCTGTACACCAACCAACGCTCCATTGATTGCCGCTGCTTCACCGACTCCGGCCATCCCACCGCATTATCGCTACCGGAATCCTGCGGACTGGAGAACCTCAGACGACCGGCCTATCTAG